The Oryzias latipes chromosome 1, ASM223467v1 genome contains a region encoding:
- the ier2 gene encoding immediate early response gene 2 protein, with translation MSFATAMEVNVEARRILAVSISKLYASRSQRGGLRLHRSLLLSMVMRSARDIYHSSRESEQPNGEQPATEEPMDTNCDPKEKARLTPDLADTSADMAPGVSDKLDESDCDITEDKENLSPAKQSRKRRGKASAAPDFLPSKRARLEPGEERYAAPVGSCRAGVGDYRSALTLNQVIPAF, from the coding sequence ATGAGCTTCGCGACAGCAATGGAGGTCAACGTGGAAGCCCGGCGGATCCTGGCTGTGTCGATCAGCAAGCTGTACGCCTCTAGGAGCCAGAGAGGAGGACTGAGACTCCACCGGAGCCTCCTGCTCTCCATGGTCATGAGGTCCGCCCGGGACATCTATCACTCCTCCCGGGAGAGTGAGCAACCAAACGGGGAACAGCCGGCCACTGAGGAGCCGATGGACACTAACTGTGACCCCAAAGAGAAAGCCCGGCTCACGCCAGACCTGGCAGACACCTCCGCTGATATGGCCCCAGGGGTTTCGGACAAACTAGACGAGAGCGACTGTGACATAACGGAGGACAAAGAGAACCTGAGCCCTGCGAAGCAGTCCAGGAAGCGCCGAGGCAAGGCGTCGGCGGCGCCTGACTTCCTTCCCAGCAAGAGGGCGAGGCTGGAGCCTGGAGAGGAGCGGTACGCGGCCCCAGTGGGAAGCTGCCGAGCCGGGGTCGGAGACTATCGGAGTGCCCTGACTCTGAATCAGGTCATACCGGCTTTCTGA